One genomic region from Hyalangium ruber encodes:
- a CDS encoding TIGR02269 family lipoprotein: protein MSKLHRLWPLVCGALVACATTQPLVDEGGEASVPLLSFEEACGEEGSLLAVCGAEQCAVYRCRDVAEEPLSGRVVRARGTGFGRGSGLANRYWGSAQGPLKNTQAVFIIPWGPRSQQELSPGQKLLQEDTKTKRTQVYERHHIFPREFEEWFEERGIDIDQYTLPLEVEKHRDIHRGAQGGPWNAAWRRYVEKNQGALKPDVMKYAGQLIYEFELFGVVVPYRPRGIPPPAVGGY from the coding sequence ATGAGCAAGCTCCATCGCCTGTGGCCGTTGGTATGCGGCGCGTTAGTTGCTTGTGCGACGACGCAGCCTCTCGTGGATGAAGGGGGCGAAGCGTCAGTTCCGCTTCTCTCCTTCGAGGAGGCGTGCGGGGAAGAGGGGAGTCTGCTGGCGGTATGCGGCGCGGAGCAATGCGCGGTGTACCGGTGCCGGGACGTGGCCGAGGAACCGCTGTCGGGCCGGGTGGTGCGCGCAAGGGGGACGGGCTTTGGCCGAGGCTCGGGCTTGGCCAACAGGTATTGGGGGAGCGCGCAAGGGCCGCTGAAGAACACACAGGCGGTGTTCATCATCCCGTGGGGTCCGAGATCTCAGCAGGAGCTGTCTCCAGGGCAGAAGCTGCTGCAGGAGGACACGAAGACAAAGCGCACCCAAGTCTACGAAAGGCACCACATCTTCCCGAGGGAGTTCGAGGAGTGGTTCGAGGAGCGGGGCATCGACATCGACCAGTACACGCTGCCGCTGGAAGTCGAGAAGCACAGAGACATCCACCGAGGCGCGCAAGGTGGGCCGTGGAATGCGGCGTGGAGGAGGTACGTCGAGAAAAACCAGGGTGCATTGAAACCCGACGTCATGAAATACGCGGGTCAGCTCATCTACGAGTTCGAGCTGTTCGGCGTGGTCGTTCCGTACAGGCCTCGGGGGATTCCGCCCCCGGCCGTCGGAGGGTACTGA
- a CDS encoding RNA methyltransferase produces the protein MVLPIRFILMRPRNAENLGAAARAMKNCGLAEWTWVRPEAEDLGPARRLAVHAENVLDGAGRADTLDAAVADCVWVVGTSSRKVEGKRRLSPRAVGEELVSRAAQGPVAVVFGDERSGLTNAEVERCHDLSAVPTDPSQPSINLAQAVLLYAYEVRMASLAAAPPPPAPLPVAASDTELARVEETLSETLKAGGFLVDEHPGRTGLRDLFAPLRRSRLTRNEARLWLAALHTLRKRLTSG, from the coding sequence ATGGTGCTGCCCATCCGCTTCATCCTCATGCGTCCGCGCAACGCGGAGAACCTTGGCGCCGCCGCGCGGGCGATGAAGAACTGTGGCCTGGCCGAGTGGACCTGGGTACGGCCCGAAGCAGAAGACCTGGGCCCGGCACGGCGTCTGGCGGTCCACGCGGAGAACGTGCTGGACGGCGCTGGACGGGCGGACACGTTGGACGCAGCGGTGGCCGACTGTGTGTGGGTGGTGGGAACGAGCTCGCGCAAGGTGGAGGGCAAGCGGCGGCTGTCACCCCGGGCAGTAGGAGAAGAGCTGGTGTCCCGCGCGGCCCAGGGCCCCGTGGCGGTCGTCTTCGGGGATGAGCGCAGCGGGCTGACGAACGCGGAGGTGGAGCGGTGCCACGATCTGTCTGCGGTGCCGACGGACCCTTCGCAGCCGTCCATCAACCTGGCCCAGGCGGTGCTGCTGTACGCCTATGAGGTGCGGATGGCCTCCCTCGCGGCGGCGCCTCCACCTCCGGCACCGCTGCCGGTAGCTGCCTCGGACACAGAGCTGGCGCGGGTGGAGGAGACACTGTCGGAAACGCTGAAGGCCGGAGGCTTCCTGGTCGACGAACACCCGGGACGGACAGGGTTGAGGGACCTGTTCGCCCCGCTGCGGCGCTCACGATTGACGCGCAACGAGGCCCGGCTGTGGCTGGCGGCACTCCACACCCTGCGCAAGCGCCTGACCTCGGGCTGA
- a CDS encoding double-CXXCG motif protein has protein sequence MRFFWLRDVQARRYSASYTARHKWGLPGVHCPRCEGTWSMAGDAYPSVDLSHLPGSEKYAARLEEDYAEFERLREQVRPLVPQGVHLWPGTKFGPMVGTAQGEVGSILLHNPWELLMRREALEHLQAEGVRGLKGIRTELRFRKKSPPELLELELLPRGWLHRDCLPSDRPPPCEKCERDGLNLPEEPILDAASLPQDLDVFRLAGFLTMIIGTERFVEAVRSLGDAQDVVFRELPLR, from the coding sequence ATGCGATTCTTCTGGCTGCGTGATGTCCAGGCTCGACGCTACTCGGCCTCCTATACCGCCAGGCACAAGTGGGGCCTGCCCGGGGTGCATTGCCCCAGGTGTGAGGGCACCTGGTCCATGGCTGGAGATGCCTACCCTTCCGTGGACTTGTCCCACTTGCCCGGCTCAGAGAAGTACGCAGCGCGGTTGGAGGAGGATTATGCGGAGTTCGAGCGGCTGCGCGAGCAGGTGCGGCCGTTGGTGCCTCAGGGCGTCCACCTCTGGCCGGGAACCAAGTTCGGTCCCATGGTGGGCACTGCCCAGGGGGAAGTCGGTTCCATCCTCCTGCACAATCCGTGGGAACTGTTGATGCGGCGCGAGGCACTGGAGCACCTCCAAGCGGAGGGTGTGCGAGGTCTCAAGGGCATCCGCACGGAGCTGCGCTTCCGCAAGAAGAGCCCACCTGAGTTGTTGGAGCTGGAGCTGCTCCCTCGGGGTTGGCTACATCGGGACTGCCTGCCCTCGGATCGTCCACCTCCATGCGAGAAGTGTGAGCGGGACGGTCTCAATCTTCCAGAAGAGCCCATTCTCGACGCAGCCTCGCTACCCCAGGACCTGGATGTGTTCCGGCTGGCGGGCTTCCTGACGATGATCATCGGCACGGAGCGCTTCGTGGAGGCGGTGCGAAGCTTGGGCGACGCGCAGGACGTCGTCTTCCGCGAACTTCCCCTGAGGTAG
- a CDS encoding pseudouridine synthase: protein MPRKPPARRSPASHDKPPSRSRWEGKAKPDWLSRALARAGVLPQPEAEEAIREGRVTVNGRQVRQPLAPVPEGAVLRVDGIEVQREPETRVLAFNKPADLLTSTVGQHRTNTVYDVLLPQLPDDLARYTWHAIGRLDRGTTGLLLFTNDEKLVAHATSPETHLPKRYVATVQGTADEEKVEPLRKGVTLEDGPTRPAKVHVRDAHTVEVTVTEGRHHQVKRMLGAVGLPVRALHREAVGGVELDVPESGFRLLTPEEVAQGLRYTGRHTASEQATSSSEHEA, encoded by the coding sequence ATGCCCCGCAAGCCCCCTGCCCGCCGGTCTCCGGCCTCTCACGACAAGCCCCCGAGCCGGAGCCGATGGGAGGGCAAGGCGAAGCCCGACTGGCTGTCCCGGGCGCTCGCCCGAGCCGGTGTCCTCCCCCAGCCCGAGGCGGAGGAGGCCATCCGCGAGGGCCGCGTCACCGTCAACGGGCGCCAGGTGCGCCAGCCGCTCGCCCCGGTGCCCGAGGGCGCCGTGCTCCGCGTGGACGGCATCGAGGTCCAGCGCGAGCCGGAGACGCGGGTGCTGGCCTTCAACAAGCCAGCGGACCTGCTCACCTCCACCGTGGGCCAGCACCGCACCAACACGGTGTACGACGTGCTCCTGCCCCAGCTGCCCGACGACCTCGCCCGCTACACCTGGCACGCCATCGGCCGGTTGGATCGAGGCACCACGGGGCTGCTGCTCTTCACCAATGACGAGAAGCTGGTAGCCCACGCCACGTCCCCGGAGACGCACCTGCCCAAACGCTACGTGGCCACCGTGCAGGGCACCGCCGACGAGGAGAAGGTGGAGCCGCTGCGCAAAGGCGTGACGCTGGAGGACGGCCCCACCCGGCCCGCCAAGGTACACGTACGCGACGCCCACACCGTGGAGGTCACCGTCACCGAGGGTCGCCACCACCAGGTGAAACGCATGCTCGGTGCGGTCGGGCTGCCCGTACGCGCGCTACACCGCGAGGCGGTGGGCGGCGTGGAGCTCGATGTGCCGGAGAGCGGCTTCCGCCTGCTCACCCCCGAGGAGGTAGCTCAGGGGCTGCGCTACACGGGGCGGCACACGGCCTCGGAGCAGGCGACCTCCTCCTCCGAGCACGAGGCCTGA
- a CDS encoding PilZ domain-containing protein, giving the protein MLRSRSARNARHLPLLLGNRLPGHTADVSATGFSMEAPFVFLPGSLLHGSFEVDGRTLSFRGEVVWAQPASQPQASSRMGVRFTEVAPEASGFLQA; this is encoded by the coding sequence ATGCTCCGTTCCCGCTCCGCCCGTAACGCGCGCCACCTCCCGCTTCTGCTCGGAAACCGCCTCCCCGGCCACACCGCTGATGTCTCCGCGACCGGCTTCAGCATGGAGGCGCCCTTCGTCTTCCTGCCCGGCTCGCTGCTCCACGGAAGCTTCGAGGTGGACGGCCGCACGCTGAGCTTCCGCGGCGAGGTGGTATGGGCCCAGCCCGCCAGCCAGCCGCAGGCATCGAGCCGCATGGGGGTGCGCTTCACCGAGGTGGCTCCCGAGGCGAGCGGCTTCCTCCAGGCGTAG
- a CDS encoding DUF1028 domain-containing protein encodes MSRLALLLALMAVPALASEPPLPRRPVNTYSIVARDPATGELGVAVQSHWFSVGAVVPWAEAGVGAVATQSFVDPSYGKLGLELMRLGRAAPDALKGLLVADSGSAVRQVAMIDAQGRVAAHTGERCIVAAGHIAGENFSVQANMMDKDTVWPAMAKAFRETKGDLAARMMAALEAAEAAGGDIRGKQSAALIVVSGKSTGKAWVDRKFDLRVDDHPKPLEELKRLLTLQRAYNLMNEGDLAIERNDTKAALEAYSAAEALAPGNAEMVFWHAVSLVNVGRVDESLPLFQKTFKMDARWRELLMRLPKAGLLPDDPKLMSRLTGSGTPGKK; translated from the coding sequence ATGTCGCGCCTTGCTCTCTTGCTCGCCCTGATGGCTGTTCCGGCGCTCGCCTCCGAGCCGCCCCTGCCTCGCCGTCCCGTCAACACCTACTCCATCGTGGCGAGGGATCCCGCGACAGGGGAGCTGGGCGTCGCGGTGCAGTCCCACTGGTTCTCCGTGGGCGCTGTCGTTCCGTGGGCCGAGGCTGGAGTGGGGGCCGTGGCTACTCAGTCCTTCGTGGATCCGTCCTACGGAAAGCTCGGACTGGAGTTGATGCGCCTGGGCCGGGCGGCGCCGGATGCGCTCAAGGGGTTGCTCGTGGCGGACAGCGGCAGCGCCGTGCGGCAGGTGGCGATGATCGACGCCCAGGGCCGCGTGGCAGCCCACACGGGTGAGCGCTGCATCGTCGCCGCTGGCCACATCGCCGGGGAGAACTTCTCCGTGCAGGCGAACATGATGGACAAGGACACCGTGTGGCCGGCCATGGCCAAGGCGTTCCGGGAGACGAAGGGAGACCTCGCGGCGCGCATGATGGCCGCGCTCGAGGCCGCCGAGGCCGCAGGAGGGGACATTCGTGGCAAGCAGTCCGCGGCCCTCATCGTCGTCTCGGGCAAGTCCACGGGGAAGGCCTGGGTGGATCGCAAGTTCGACCTTCGCGTGGATGATCACCCCAAGCCCCTGGAGGAGCTGAAGCGGTTGCTCACGCTCCAGCGGGCCTACAACCTGATGAACGAGGGAGACCTCGCCATCGAGCGCAACGACACGAAGGCCGCCTTGGAGGCCTACTCCGCCGCCGAGGCGCTGGCTCCGGGCAACGCGGAGATGGTGTTCTGGCACGCCGTCTCACTCGTTAACGTAGGCCGGGTGGACGAGTCGCTGCCGCTCTTCCAGAAGACGTTCAAGATGGACGCGCGCTGGCGCGAGCTGCTCATGCGTCTGCCCAAGGCGGGGCTCTTGCCGGACGACCCAAAGCTGATGTCCCGGCTGACGGGCTCAGGAACTCCGGGCAAGAAGTAG
- a CDS encoding dienelactone hydrolase family protein, which translates to MRRPHHFSFLSLLGALVLAAPALAASTPDSHLPELQRLTAYDAQQPLDVKEVRSERRGDVTVTELTYASPLGGPVPAWLVLPPGRGPFPAVLFQHWGEGTKNEFLDEATSLARAGVVSLLVDAPFVRPEPWRRPMVGPQMGDTWRQAIIDLRRGVDVLTRRPEVDDQRLAYVGHSFGASIGGGLSGVEPRLRAFVLMAGMGDFTHGMRHGTGPMETAWRKSTPPEELEEFLASIEPLDGIVGVRNASAAFLFQYPRGDQYVPYERTRKYFEAAPPAKLLKIYEGGHELNEAARRDRAQWLRTHLGFASVPTMGLPMVADSPISSPEWKAAQPPEFSKLRPVLTIPGMEEIEVRKDLVYKRAGNRDLKLDLYIPEVAKRRAVPAVVLVHGLVPPAHAPFLKDTTAFAGEARWLAAHGLIVVMPELGSPARGPQPEQWFAGTQDLVANVEDAIAFVRREATTHAIDPEKLCLMVFSGGGLWGLKPVLSNPPPYLKCAVAYYPMLATQPAQPKELVPLELLRASRKPLPLLLVRAGRDNPALNASIDAFVKEARRKKAPLTLIELPEAHHAFEFTDDVESSRDAMRRTGAFLNQQLGP; encoded by the coding sequence ATGCGGAGGCCTCACCACTTCTCCTTTCTCTCCCTGCTCGGAGCGCTCGTCCTCGCTGCACCCGCGCTCGCTGCCAGTACTCCTGATTCCCACCTCCCCGAGCTGCAACGGCTCACCGCCTACGACGCCCAACAGCCGCTGGACGTCAAAGAGGTGCGCTCGGAGCGGCGTGGCGACGTCACCGTCACCGAGTTGACCTACGCGAGCCCCCTCGGAGGCCCTGTCCCCGCCTGGCTCGTGCTCCCGCCGGGCCGGGGCCCCTTCCCCGCCGTCCTCTTCCAGCACTGGGGAGAGGGCACCAAGAACGAGTTCCTCGACGAGGCAACCTCCCTGGCCCGCGCGGGCGTGGTGAGCCTGCTGGTGGACGCGCCCTTCGTCCGACCCGAACCCTGGCGCCGGCCGATGGTCGGTCCGCAGATGGGCGACACCTGGCGACAGGCGATCATCGACCTGCGACGCGGGGTGGACGTGCTCACCCGGCGCCCGGAGGTGGACGACCAGCGCCTGGCCTACGTGGGACACAGCTTCGGCGCGAGCATCGGCGGTGGGCTGTCCGGCGTGGAGCCCCGCTTGCGCGCCTTCGTGCTGATGGCGGGCATGGGCGACTTCACGCACGGCATGCGCCATGGCACCGGCCCGATGGAGACGGCGTGGCGGAAGAGCACCCCACCGGAAGAGCTTGAGGAGTTCCTCGCCTCCATCGAACCGCTCGACGGCATCGTCGGAGTCCGCAACGCCTCCGCCGCCTTCCTCTTCCAGTACCCGCGAGGGGACCAATATGTCCCCTATGAGCGGACGCGGAAGTACTTCGAGGCAGCGCCCCCAGCCAAGCTCCTCAAGATCTACGAGGGTGGTCACGAGCTGAACGAGGCCGCGCGCCGAGACCGGGCCCAGTGGCTCCGCACGCACCTGGGCTTTGCCTCGGTACCCACGATGGGCCTCCCCATGGTCGCCGACTCACCCATCTCGAGTCCGGAGTGGAAGGCTGCCCAGCCTCCAGAGTTCTCGAAGCTGCGCCCTGTCCTCACCATCCCCGGAATGGAGGAGATCGAAGTCCGCAAGGACCTCGTCTACAAGCGCGCGGGCAATCGCGACCTCAAGCTCGACCTCTACATCCCGGAAGTGGCGAAGCGGCGCGCCGTGCCGGCGGTGGTGCTGGTCCACGGCCTGGTGCCGCCGGCCCATGCCCCCTTCCTCAAGGACACCACCGCCTTTGCCGGCGAGGCGCGCTGGCTGGCGGCCCACGGACTCATCGTGGTGATGCCAGAGCTGGGCTCCCCCGCCCGAGGCCCCCAACCCGAGCAGTGGTTCGCCGGCACGCAGGACCTGGTAGCGAACGTCGAGGACGCCATCGCTTTCGTGCGCCGCGAGGCGACCACCCATGCCATCGATCCGGAGAAGCTGTGCCTCATGGTGTTCTCCGGCGGCGGGCTCTGGGGCCTGAAGCCCGTGCTGAGCAACCCGCCGCCGTATCTCAAGTGCGCGGTGGCCTACTACCCCATGCTCGCCACCCAGCCCGCGCAGCCCAAGGAGCTGGTGCCCCTGGAGCTGCTGCGCGCCTCCCGCAAGCCCCTGCCCCTGCTCCTGGTGCGTGCGGGCCGGGACAACCCCGCCCTCAATGCCAGCATCGACGCCTTCGTGAAGGAGGCCAGGCGCAAGAAGGCGCCGCTCACCCTCATCGAGCTGCCGGAAGCGCACCACGCCTTCGAGTTCACCGACGATGTGGAGAGCAGCCGGGACGCCATGCGCCGCACGGGGGCCTTCCTCAATCAGCAGCTTGGCCCCTGA